Proteins encoded by one window of Maniola hyperantus chromosome 10, iAphHyp1.2, whole genome shotgun sequence:
- the LOC117986179 gene encoding synaptic vesicle glycoprotein 2C-like has product MSRLSDNSSSDRSLERLNEVRAFIDANKRKNDKIDDNHADAERSLAKLNELVFEDAFEITGHGKFNHLVLLTCGLIMLNVSMESVGMSYVITAAECELNLTSEHKGLVNAAAFIGIISTSFLWGYLGDRFGRRAVMLPAMVASAGFSLASAFSTNVWMLLILRFFTGCLVSASSATVYAYLGEMHTGSRRAAAIAWGSAFISFSFMILPGLAWVIIPGTWSFPLFGFKMVPWRVFIWSWCAPGLVAASALLWLPESPRYLLSSSGPEKALPVLAKMYAYNHNTREANYPVERIVTGNIETSKSGGFVGAVKNITLLFRPPLLRCVCISHTLMFAVFMLSSGLYVWVPDILNSMLRSTSEDSITICQIIHDKFDRARNLSLAAPEQACHSEVAVRVFPISMGMGAVFAVTYLAIGVFIGRIGRKTLYSSIMVVCGMATIGAAFVPQGGAATALLILSLCSGCAASILAAIAVDVFPTCLRAMAMCVMYMVGRAGAAVGANLLGNTLDVHCQLAFSVFGAFTAGSTVLIIFWPKPEEIREEMEQRGLTY; this is encoded by the exons ATGTCTCGCCTAAGTGACAATAGTTCTTCGGATCGGAGTTTGGAGAGGCTAAATGAAGTAAGGGCTTTCATCGACGCTAATAAGAGGAAAAATGATAAGATAGATGACAACCACGCGGATGCTGAAAGAAGCCTGGCCAAATTGAACGAACTCGTCTTTGAAGATGCCTTTGAAATAACAG GTCACGGAAAGTTCAACCACCTCGTCCTACTGACCTGCGGGCTGATCATGCTCAACGTGTCCATGGAGTCAGTGGGCATGAGCTACGTGATCACCGCCGCAGAGTGTGAGCTCAATCTTACCAGCGAACACAAGGGCCTGGTAAATGCTGCTGCGTTTATAG GTATCATAAGCACATCCTTCCTCTGGGGCTACCTGGGGGATAGGTTCGGTCGACGCGCGGTGATGTTGCCGGCCATGGTGGCTTCTGCAGGCTTCTCCTTAGCTTCCGCCTTCTCCACTAACGTCTGGATGCTGCTCATTCTTAGATTCTTTACTGGTTGTCT tGTATCTGCGTCAAGTGCAACGGTGTACGCTTATCTGGGAGAGATGCACACGGGATCGAGGCGCGCTGCCGCTATAGCGTGGGGATCAGCATTTATCTCGTTCTCTTTTATGATATTACCAG GTCTAGCTTGGGTGATAATACCAGGCACCTGGTCGTTCCCGCTGTTCGGTTTCAAGATGGTGCCGTGGAGAGTGTTCATTTGGTCGTGGTGCGCACCTGGGTTGGTGGCCGCCTCCGCGTTGCTATGGTTACCCGAGAGCCCCAGATACCTGCTGTCCTCGAGTGGACCCGAGAAAGCCTTGCCTGTACTGGCTAAGATGTATGCGTACAACCATAACACTAGGGAGGCAAATTATCCT GTAGAAAGGATAGTAACTGGCAACATAGAAACCTCCAAGTCCGGGGGCTTCGTGGGTGCCGTGAAGAACATTACATTACTCTTCAGACCGCCTCTACTACGATGCGTATGCATTTCCCATACGCTGATGTTTGCTGTATTTATGCT GTCTAGTGGTCTGTACGTGTGGGTGCCCGACATCCTCAACAGCATGCTGCGCAGCACCAGCGAGGACAGCATCACCATCTGCCAGATCATACACGACAAGTTCGACAGGGCTAGGAACTTGAGT TTGGCAGCACCAGAGCAGGCGTGCCACTCCGAGGTGGCAGTGCGGGTGTTCCCCATCTCGATGGGCATGGGTGCAGTGTTCGCAGTCACCTACCTGGCCATCGGCGTGTTCATTGGCAGGATTGGCAGAAAGACGCTTTATT CTAGCATAATGGTGGTGTGTGGTATGGCGACCATCGGGGCAGCCTTTGTACCACAAGGAGGCGCCGCCACTGCACTGCTCATCCTGTCGCTATGTTCGGGGTGTGCCGCGTCTATCCTCGCTGCGATTGCTGTGGACGTTTTTCCCACTTGTTTAAG AGCGATGGCGATGTGCGTGATGTACATGGTGGGGCGGGCGGGCGCGGCGGTGGGCGCCAACTTGCTGGGCAACACTCTCGACGTGCATTGCCAGCTCGCCTTCTCTGTCTTCGGCGCTTTTACAGCAG gGTCAACCGTCCTCATAATATTTTGGCCGAAACCAGAGGAAATTCGAGAGGAAATGGAACAGCGAGGGTTAACTTACTGA